In Labilibaculum sp. DW002, one DNA window encodes the following:
- a CDS encoding molybdopterin-containing oxidoreductase family protein, whose product MKEFSSACPRNCYSTCSIKVRVENNTVTGIEPHAENRATPEGPCIKGLAYVERANSKDRILYPQKRVADGKYKRITWDEALDTITEKLKNCKDQFGPHSVLYFASSGMSGLLNGVSTSFWKMFGGATTTYGNLCWPAGLEAARLTMGANKHNAPWDLEHAKLIVLWGKNPAETNIQEMMPIEKAQERGAQFVVIDPRRTPSTERANSLFQVKSGTDAALALGLAREIIKNDWIDHDFIAKYVLGFEQFKDRVEEYRLEKVSEICRISVDAIKDLAKQIGTIKPMTLIPGYGMQRYENGGQTTRCLLALSVITGNVGKQGACWHYANLQSYVFDDLKEPESYFPGCEHPSFRRKISVAKLGEDLLNIVDPEIKMIWVERGNPLAQNPDTNAIRKAFRKADFRVVVEQFMTDTAYEADIILPAKNMFEQSDIIGSYWNPYVQLKQKVLEPAGEVKPETEIYHLLAQRLGMDQTEVSQHIPEPTDEAIEKYLEGFLDKFPELSLAALKEGPQLANSFEEIPFADHKFPTASGKIELYSEQAKELWGIDPLPDYVPLPEQTDFPLQMISPNSKNRIHSQFGNLEVIKQFEPEAYLFVHPLDAEAKGIVNMELVELFNHQAKAEVKVQFDLGLRRGNVVLTNGHWAINGAAPNLFTEGRETDIGHGTAFHNTWVDIRRIKND is encoded by the coding sequence GAAATTGCTACAGCACTTGCAGTATAAAAGTGAGAGTAGAGAACAATACCGTAACAGGTATTGAGCCACATGCCGAAAATCGTGCCACGCCAGAAGGTCCTTGTATAAAAGGCTTGGCCTATGTGGAACGTGCTAATTCGAAAGATCGAATTTTGTACCCGCAAAAGCGAGTGGCAGATGGAAAGTATAAGCGAATTACATGGGATGAGGCTTTAGATACGATAACAGAAAAACTAAAGAATTGTAAAGATCAGTTCGGGCCTCATTCAGTCTTGTATTTCGCTTCGAGTGGCATGTCGGGTTTATTGAATGGAGTCAGTACCTCTTTCTGGAAAATGTTTGGTGGTGCTACAACCACCTATGGCAACCTATGTTGGCCTGCAGGCTTGGAGGCAGCTCGCCTAACTATGGGTGCTAACAAGCACAATGCCCCTTGGGATTTAGAGCATGCCAAGCTGATTGTTTTGTGGGGGAAAAACCCTGCGGAAACGAACATTCAGGAGATGATGCCAATTGAAAAGGCTCAGGAAAGAGGGGCACAATTTGTCGTTATCGACCCAAGAAGAACACCTTCAACCGAACGTGCGAATAGCCTCTTTCAAGTGAAATCGGGAACCGATGCAGCTTTGGCTTTGGGGCTTGCACGAGAAATTATCAAGAACGACTGGATAGATCACGACTTTATAGCAAAATATGTGCTTGGTTTTGAACAATTCAAAGATAGAGTAGAAGAATATCGCTTAGAGAAAGTTTCGGAGATCTGTAGAATATCAGTTGATGCGATTAAAGATTTAGCCAAGCAAATAGGAACAATTAAACCTATGACCCTTATTCCGGGCTATGGGATGCAGCGCTACGAAAATGGTGGTCAGACCACACGTTGCTTACTTGCCCTTTCGGTGATAACAGGGAATGTTGGTAAACAAGGCGCTTGTTGGCATTATGCCAATTTGCAAAGCTATGTGTTCGACGATTTGAAAGAGCCGGAATCTTATTTTCCAGGCTGTGAACACCCAAGCTTCCGAAGAAAAATATCAGTAGCCAAATTAGGCGAAGATTTACTTAATATTGTTGATCCTGAAATAAAAATGATTTGGGTAGAACGAGGTAATCCTCTTGCTCAAAATCCCGATACCAATGCCATTCGCAAGGCTTTTCGCAAAGCAGATTTTCGCGTTGTTGTGGAGCAGTTCATGACTGATACGGCTTACGAGGCCGACATTATTCTTCCAGCCAAAAACATGTTCGAGCAATCGGATATTATAGGTTCGTACTGGAACCCTTATGTGCAATTAAAACAAAAGGTTCTTGAACCTGCGGGCGAAGTAAAACCCGAAACAGAAATATACCATCTACTGGCACAACGCCTGGGTATGGATCAAACTGAAGTCAGTCAGCATATTCCTGAGCCTACGGATGAAGCCATTGAAAAATATTTAGAGGGATTCCTCGATAAATTTCCTGAATTGAGTCTTGCAGCCCTAAAAGAAGGACCGCAACTGGCCAATTCATTCGAAGAGATTCCCTTTGCCGATCACAAATTCCCAACAGCATCGGGAAAAATTGAATTGTATAGCGAGCAAGCCAAAGAGCTTTGGGGAATAGATCCCCTGCCCGATTATGTGCCATTGCCAGAACAAACGGATTTTCCTTTGCAGATGATTTCACCCAATTCGAAAAATAGGATCCATTCACAATTTGGAAACTTAGAGGTAATCAAGCAATTCGAACCAGAGGCCTACCTATTTGTTCATCCACTGGATGCCGAAGCAAAAGGAATAGTCAATATGGAACTAGTCGAGCTCTTTAACCATCAGGCGAAAGCCGAAGTAAAAGTACAGTTCGATTTGGGTTTGCGACGAGGTAATGTGGTTCTCACCAACGGGCATTGGGCCATAAATGGTGCAGCCCCTAACCTTTTCACAGAAGGAAGAGAAACAGATATTGGGCATGGAACGGCCTTTCACAATACTTGGGTAGATATTAGAAGAATTAAGAATGATTAA